Genomic window (Pseudomonas xantholysinigenes):
CCGAGGAAGTGGCCAAGGCCTACCAGGACAAGGGCGACGACTACAGCTCGATCATGGTCAAGGCCCTGGCCGACCGCCTGGCCGAGGCCTGCGCCGAGTGGCTGCACGAGCAGGTGCGCAAGGAGCACTGGGGTTATGCCAAGGATGAGCACCTGGACAACGAGGCGCTGATCAAGGAGCAGTACAGCGGTATCCGCCCTGCCCCGGGCTACCCAGCCTGCCCGGACCACACCGAGAAGGCCACGCTGTTCCGCCTGCTCGATGGCAGCGCCATCGGCGAGACCGGCCCCAGTGGCGTGTTCCTCACCGAGCACTTCGCCATGTTCCCGGCGGCGGCGGTCAGCGGTTGGTACTTCGCCCACCCACAGGCGCAGTACTTCGCCGTGGGCAAGGTGGACAAGGACCAGGTCGAGCAGTACAGCGCGCGCAAAGGCCAGGACCTGAGCGTGAGCGAGCGCTGGCTGGCGCCGAACCTGGGCTACGAGGCCTGACATCGTCCCTGCGCGAGCCAGCCAGACTGGCTCCCGCGCAGACTCGCCTACACTGTCCCTGATTGCCCCTGACCAAGGAGCCACTCATGGACGACCGCACCCCGGGCAAACCGCCCACCTTCTGGCAGATGCTGCAAAGCATCCTGGCCGCCGCCTTCGGCGTGCAGAGCGGCAAGAACCGCGCCCGCGACTTCACCTACGGCAAGGCCAGCCATTTCATCGTCATGGGCACGCTGTTCACCCTGATCTTCATCTTCGTGCTGATTGGCCTGGTGCAACTGGCGATGCACCTGACCGCGCGCTAGCGGCGTGGGCCAGACTCACGCCCCCCTGTCGGAGCGGCCTTGTGCCGCGAAAGGGCCGCGCAGCGGCCCCGGCGATCTTCACGCTATTCACTATGGAGGGGCCGCTTTGCGGCCCTTTCGCGGCACAAGGCCGCTCCTACAGGGGAACACCTGCTCGCAAACGCAAGCCGCCCGCGGATATCCCTTCCGCGGGCGGTTCTGGCAGGCTTGACGGTCTGAAAGGATTGGCCGCTACTGATGGCTGACCCAATATACGGCGGTGACCACCACCAGCACGATCAGACACAGGATCGCCCAGGCGTCGACACTGCTATCAGCTTTGCGTAGCTTGGTTGAGTTTCCCATTGCATTGCCTCTTGTAGTGGTTCTGGGAATGCACTTCAAGCAGCAGTTAAGTCCAGCAATGCCCATTGCTCAAGCAGGGTCTTTCAGTAGTCGACGGGTGACGTGAGGAACGGGTAGCGGAAATCCGCCGGGTGCCCTTCGGCGCTGTAGCGCTGGAAGTCGATGCCATGGCTGTCCAGCTCCAGCAGCTTCAGCCAGCGCCGGGCCTTGGCCGGGTCGATCAGCTGCAAGGCCGGCACGCTGTGCTCGCGCCGCCCATCGCGGTCCACCCTCAAGCCCTGGGCGTCATCGTGGAGCATGACCATGGCCCAGCCGCCCAAGGTGAAGTGCCCGCCCATCAGCACGCTCAGGCGCCCGTCGATGCGGGCGCGCAACGCCTCCGGCGAGCTGTTGACGGCACTGAAGATCACCTCCCGGCCCGGTTTGCGGCCCGCCGCCTCGAACGCCTGCATGGCGCCGAACGCCATCTGGTCGTTGGCCGACCACACCAGGCGGGTCTCGGGATAACGCTGCACCAGCATCTGCGCCTGCTCGAACGCGCGCTGGCGGCTCCAGCCGCCGTACACCACCTGGCGCAGGCGTACCTGGGGAAAGTCCGCCAACGCCCGGCGCATGCCCTGCTCGCGCAGTTGCGAGGCCGGCGTGGTCTTGACCCCGGCGAACGCCAGCAGGTCGACAGGGCCCGCGTCATCAGGCAACTGCGCGACCATGGCCCTGAGCATCAGGTAGCCAGCCTGCTCATCGTTGCCCACCAGGGAGCCGAGCACCTCGGGATATTTGTCCGGCTGCGCCTTGATGCTGCGCGCCTGGCTGTCGGTCAGGCCGTTGTTGACCAGGAACAGCTTGACCCCGCTGTCCCGGGACAGGCGGATGATCTCCGGCGCCACGTACTGCTCGTTGACCAGCACCAGGTAGTCCGGGCGCTGCGCCCCTTGCAGCACCGCCCGCGCCTGGGTCAGGGCCAGGTCGGCGCGGCGCTCGCTGTACTGCACGCGCAACTGCATGCCCAGGTCCGTCGCGGCGGCCTGCATGAAGCGCGAATAATCGACCCAGAACGTCTCGTTGGAATATCCCGGATTGAGAAACACCACCGAAGCGGCCTGTGCGCCCGCCACCAGCGGCAAGCTCAGGCACAGGCTCTGGCACAAGGCCTTGAGCATGCGGATACATCCCTGCAGAGCAAACGGCGGATTATAGCGGCACAAGGCCACGGCGCGGATAAATGCCAGTCAGTCTCACTTAGTCCAATTGGTTCTTTTCATATGCAAAAACATCACTTTAGCGCATAAACCCACTCTGCTATCGTGCCTCGGCTCCGACCCGGAGTGCGCGGCCGTGCGCGCGATTAGCTGCATGCAGCCTGAGACAGGACTTTTATGTACGTATACGACGAGTACGATCAGCGGATCATCGAGGACCGCGTCAAGCAGTTCCGTGATCAGACCCGCCGCTACCTGGCCGGGGAGCTGAGCGAAGAAGAATTCCGCCCTCTGCGCCTGCAGAACGGCCTCTATATCCAGCGTTTCGCCCCGATGCTGCGGGTCGCCGTGCCGTACGGCCAGCTGAACGCGCGCCAGACGCGCATGCTGGCGAAGATCGCCCGCGACTACGACAAGGGCTACGCGCACATCAGCACCCGCCAGAACGTGCAGTACAACTGGCCGGCGCTGGAGGATATCCCAGAGATTCTCGCCGAACTGGCCACCGTGCAGATGCACGCCATCCAGACCAGCGGCAACTGCCTGCGCAACGTCACCACCGACCAATTCGCCGGGGTCGCCGCCGATGAACTGGTGGACCCGCGCCCATGGTGCGAGATCGTCCGCCAGTGGACTACCTTCCACCCGGAATTCGCCTACCTGCCGCGCAAGTTCAAGATTGCCGTCAACGGCTCGCGCGACGACCGCGCCGCCATCGAGGTGCACGACATCGGCCTGGAGCCGGTGCGCAACGCCGCCGGTGAGCTGGGCTTCCGCGTGCTGGTCGGCGGCGGCCTGGGCCGCACTCCGGTGATTGGCGCGTTCATCAATGAATTCCTGCCCTGGCAGGACCTGCTCAGCTACCTCGACGCCATCCTGCGCGTGTACAACCGTTACGGTCGCCGCGACAACAAGTACAAGGCGCGGATCAAGATCCTGGTCAAGGCCCTCACCCCGGAAGTGTTCGCCGAGAAGGTCGAGGCCGAGATGGCCCACCTGCGCGGTGGCAGCACCACCCTGACCGAGGCCGAAGTGCAGCGCGTCGCCCGCCACTTCGTCGACCCCGACTACCTGGCCCTGGATAACATCGATTACACCACGCTGGACGCCGAGCACCCAGGCTTCGCCCGCTGGCGTTCGCGCAATACCCGCGCGCACAAGAAGCCGGGTTATGTCGCCGTGACCCTGTCGCTCAAGCCCACCGGCGTCGCCCCCGGCGACCTGACCGACAAGCAGCTGGATGCCGTCGCCGACCTGGCCGAGCGCTACAGCTTCGGCTACCTGCGCACCTCCCACGAGCAGAACATCATCCTCGCCGATGTCGAGCAGCGCCAGCTGCACGCCCTCTGGCTGGAACTGCGCGAGCAAGGCTTCGCCACCCCGAACATCGGCCTGCTGACCGACATCATCTGCTGCCCGGGCGGTGATTTCTGCTCGCTGGCCAACGCCAAGTCGATCCCGATCGCCGAATCCATCCAGCGCCGCTTCGACGACCTGGACTACCTGTTCGACATCGGCGAGCTCGACCTGAACATCTCCGGCTGCATGAACGCCTGCGGCCACCACCACGTCGGCCACATCGGCATCCTTGGCGTGGACAAGAAGGGCGAGGAGTTCTACCAGGTCTCGCTGGGCGGCAACGCCGCGCGCGACGCCAGCCTGGGCAAGATCCTCGGCCCATCCTTCGCCCAGGACGACATGGCCGACGTGATCGAGAAACTGATCAGCGTGTACGTCGAGCAGCGCACCGAAGACGAGCGCTTCATCGACACCTACCAGCGTATCGGCATCGACCCCTTCAAGGAGCGCGTCTATGCAGCGAATCATTAAGAACAACCAGATCGTCGACGAAACCTGGCACCTGCTGCCCAAGGACGTGTCGATCGACGAGCTGACCAACTGCGACGACTACATCGTGCCGCTGCAGCTGTGGCGCGATCATCCGAGCCTGCTCAAGGCTCGCGACGGCGGCCTGGGCATCTGGCTGGACAGCGACGAGGAAGCCGAGGAAATCGGTGCCGACGTCGAGCACTTCCAGGTCATCGCCCTGAACTTCCCGGCCTTCACCGACGGGCGCAACTACTCCAACGCGCGCCTGCTGCGTGATCGTTACCAGTTCAAGGGCGAACTGCGCGCCATCGGCGACGTGCTGCGCGACCAGCTGTTCTACATGGCCCGCTGCGGCTTCGACGCCTTCGCCATCCGTGCCGACAAGGACCCGGAAGACGCGCTGCAAAGCCTGAAGGACTTCTCGGTGACCTACCAGGGCGCCACCGACCAGCCGCTGCCGCTGTTCCGCCGCCGCTGACCGCAGCTGTTGCAACGAAACGGCCCGCCTCATGGCGGGCCGATTCGTTCAGGGCATCTGGCGGAGGTCGGTAAGCCCCGCAGCGGCCGCGCCGGGTTGAAAATCCCTGCGAGGCAGTTGCTCTTACAGCGCTCGCGACATACCCCAGATGCTCAACGCAACGGCACGTAGATGTCGGTCTGCCACTGCTCCAGCGGCGTCTGCGGATGGATGCTCAGGTAGTGGAAGAACAGCGGGTGGTCACGCAGTTCCTCGCCACTGTCCGGCAGCCAGTCACGGTAGATCGGGTAGATCGTCTCGCCGATATGGTCCGGCGAGCCCACATGCCGCACCACCGCGCAGCGCCCCGCGGGCAGGCTCAACTCATGCACGCCCTGGGCATTGGCCACCACTGCCTCTTCAATCTCCCCGCACACGGCAAAGCGAAAGTCCTCGGGGGCGGTGGTATCGGGGTTGTTGAACGGAATCCCGAAGGTGCGGCTGCTGGCCACGGGTGACTGGCCACTGCTCATGCGCCAGTCGATGAAGCGGCGCACGGTTTCGCTGACCTGGCTGGGCGGCCCGCGATGCTCGAGCGCGGCGAGACGGACAGCGGCGAAATCGACAATTCGTACCTGCATGGTGATGCTCCTGGAAAAATGGGGAATGGCAAACACCGTGTTCCACAGCTGCCAGTCAGGCTGGCGCCGAAACGCCGCGGGCGCCTGGCCGAACGCCCGGCGAAACGCCCTGCTGAAGGCCTCGGGGCTTTCGAAACCAGCGCCCAGGGCGGCCTCCAGCACCGAGTGCGCCGGCTCGCCAATCAACCGATGCGCCGCTCGACGCAAACGCATCAGCTGCACGTAGCGCGCAACCGGCACGCCGACATAGGCACTGAACTGCCGGTGGAAATGAAACGCCGAGAAATGCGCCACGGCGCTCAAGGCCTCCAGCGAAAGATCGCCCTCGAGGTTGCCCTCGATATAGGTGAGTACCGCGGCAAAACGCTGTTGGTAACGCTCATTGACTGACAAATCCGCTCGCTCCTGGAATCACGGTCGGCCACAGCTTGGTCGATTCACCCATACCCCGGCCTAGCCGCACTTGCTCAATCCAGGTCGGCCGGGCAGCACGAGCAGGGGCTATTGCTTAGCTCCCGATCACAACCCAGCAAGGTATTCGTGACTCCAGGTCAAATGACCTTCGCCCGCCGACACCTTAATCAAACCGCTGCAACACCGCACACTTCACTCACTGACTCGAACCCGTACCACACTGTTCGAGGTTCGATCACCCCATTCCCCTACCAGGAGTAGATCCATGAGCATTCCATCCTTCGGCCTCGGTACCTTCCGCCTCACCGGCCAAGCCGTCATCGACTCGGTCAAGTCGGCACTGGAGCTGGGCTACCGCGTCATCGACACCGCGCAGATCTACAAGAACGAGGCCGATGTCGGCCAGGCCATCGCCGAGAGCGGCGTGCCGCGCGACGAACTGTTCATCACCACCAAGATCTGGGTCGACAACTACGCCGCCGACAAACTGATCCCCAGCCTGAAAGACAGCCTGGCAAAACTGCGCACCGATTACGTCGACCTGCTGCTGATCCATTGGCCGGCACCGGGCAACGGCGTTGAGCTGGCCGAATACATGGAAGCCCTGGCCGAGGCCAAGAAGCAAGGCCTGAC
Coding sequences:
- a CDS encoding ABC transporter substrate-binding protein, with the protein product MLKALCQSLCLSLPLVAGAQAASVVFLNPGYSNETFWVDYSRFMQAAATDLGMQLRVQYSERRADLALTQARAVLQGAQRPDYLVLVNEQYVAPEIIRLSRDSGVKLFLVNNGLTDSQARSIKAQPDKYPEVLGSLVGNDEQAGYLMLRAMVAQLPDDAGPVDLLAFAGVKTTPASQLREQGMRRALADFPQVRLRQVVYGGWSRQRAFEQAQMLVQRYPETRLVWSANDQMAFGAMQAFEAAGRKPGREVIFSAVNSSPEALRARIDGRLSVLMGGHFTLGGWAMVMLHDDAQGLRVDRDGRREHSVPALQLIDPAKARRWLKLLELDSHGIDFQRYSAEGHPADFRYPFLTSPVDY
- a CDS encoding AraC family transcriptional regulator — protein: MSVNERYQQRFAAVLTYIEGNLEGDLSLEALSAVAHFSAFHFHRQFSAYVGVPVARYVQLMRLRRAAHRLIGEPAHSVLEAALGAGFESPEAFSRAFRRAFGQAPAAFRRQPDWQLWNTVFAIPHFSRSITMQVRIVDFAAVRLAALEHRGPPSQVSETVRRFIDWRMSSGQSPVASSRTFGIPFNNPDTTAPEDFRFAVCGEIEEAVVANAQGVHELSLPAGRCAVVRHVGSPDHIGETIYPIYRDWLPDSGEELRDHPLFFHYLSIHPQTPLEQWQTDIYVPLR
- a CDS encoding DUF934 domain-containing protein; this translates as MQRIIKNNQIVDETWHLLPKDVSIDELTNCDDYIVPLQLWRDHPSLLKARDGGLGIWLDSDEEAEEIGADVEHFQVIALNFPAFTDGRNYSNARLLRDRYQFKGELRAIGDVLRDQLFYMARCGFDAFAIRADKDPEDALQSLKDFSVTYQGATDQPLPLFRRR
- a CDS encoding nitrite/sulfite reductase is translated as MYVYDEYDQRIIEDRVKQFRDQTRRYLAGELSEEEFRPLRLQNGLYIQRFAPMLRVAVPYGQLNARQTRMLAKIARDYDKGYAHISTRQNVQYNWPALEDIPEILAELATVQMHAIQTSGNCLRNVTTDQFAGVAADELVDPRPWCEIVRQWTTFHPEFAYLPRKFKIAVNGSRDDRAAIEVHDIGLEPVRNAAGELGFRVLVGGGLGRTPVIGAFINEFLPWQDLLSYLDAILRVYNRYGRRDNKYKARIKILVKALTPEVFAEKVEAEMAHLRGGSTTLTEAEVQRVARHFVDPDYLALDNIDYTTLDAEHPGFARWRSRNTRAHKKPGYVAVTLSLKPTGVAPGDLTDKQLDAVADLAERYSFGYLRTSHEQNIILADVEQRQLHALWLELREQGFATPNIGLLTDIICCPGGDFCSLANAKSIPIAESIQRRFDDLDYLFDIGELDLNISGCMNACGHHHVGHIGILGVDKKGEEFYQVSLGGNAARDASLGKILGPSFAQDDMADVIEKLISVYVEQRTEDERFIDTYQRIGIDPFKERVYAANH
- a CDS encoding DUF2970 domain-containing protein, which encodes MDDRTPGKPPTFWQMLQSILAAAFGVQSGKNRARDFTYGKASHFIVMGTLFTLIFIFVLIGLVQLAMHLTAR